The genomic interval GTCGGGTTCTTGTGCGGGATGAGGCGCACCACGGCCGAGTCGACCTTGGGGGCCGGCTTGAAGGCGCCCGGGCCCACTTCCAGCACAGGTACCACCTGGCAGTAATACTGGGTCATCACGCTCAGGCGGCCATAGGCCTTGCTGCCGGGACCGGCGGCCAGACGCAGTACCACTTCCTTTTGCAGCATGAAGTGCATGTCCTCCACCCGGTCGGCGAACTCGCACAGGTGGAAGATGAGCGGGGTGGAGATGTTGTAGGGCAGGTTGCCGAAGATGCGCAGGGGCGGTTTGCCTTCCCCCATCAGGGTGCCGAAGTCGAAGCGCATGGCGTCGGCCTCGATCACCGTCAGCTTGTCCTTGAGGGTCGGGTGCTCGCGCAGGCGAGCCGCCAGATCCCGGTCAAGCTCGACCACCGTCATCTTGTCCATCTGGGAGGCGACCGGTTCGGTCAGTGCCGCCAGACCCGGGCCTATCTCCACCAGGTTCTGACCCGGCTGCGGGTTGATGGCGGCGACTATCTGGTCGATCACATAGCGGTCGTGCAAGAAGTTCTGACCGAAACGCTTACGGGCCGTGTGGCCCATGTGCACCTTGTTGCTCTGCACCTTACTGCTCATATCTTTTTTTCTCTACCATCTGGATGGCGTGGTTAATCGCGGTAACCAGGCTGCCCGAGTCTGCCAGGCCCTTGCCTGCCAGATCCAGTGCTGTGCCGTGATCCACCGAAGTACGGATGAAAGGAAGTCCGAGAGTGATGTTGACCGAGTTGCCAAAGCCCTTGTATTTGAGCACTGGCAGCCCCTGGTCGTGGTACATGGCGAGTACCGCATCCGCATCCTTGAGGTATTTCTCCTGGAACAGGGTGTCGGCCGGCAAGGGGCCGACCAGATCGATCCCTTCCTGGCGCAGGCTGGCCAGGGCGGGCTCGATCACGTCGATCTCTTCACGGCCGAGATGGCCCCCTTCCCCGGCATGGGGGTTGAGGCCGCAGACGTAAATTCTGGGGTGTGCTATGCCGAACTTGCCCTTGAGATCCGCATCCAGGATGCGGATCACCTTGGCAAGGCGCTCCTGCGTGATGGCCATGGCCACGTAGGCGAGGGGAATGTGGGTGGTCGCCAGCGCCACCCGCAGCCCTTCGGTGGCCAGCAGCATCACCACGTCGGCGGTGTCTGACTGCTGGGCGAAGAATTCGGTGTGGCCGCTGAACGAGACGCCCGCCTGGTTGATGATCCCCTTGTGCACCGGCCCTGTCACCACGGCGGCGAATTCGCCGCTCAGGTTGCCGTCGCAGGCGCGCTGCAGGGTGGCCAGCACATAGGCGCCATTGCCCTCGTCGAGCTCGCCCGGCACCACGGGGGCGCCGAGGGGAACGGGACAGACCGTCAGGGTTCCCGCCCGCTGACCCCTCACGGGGGCTGCGGCATCATAGGGCTCCAGTTCGATGGGCAGCCCCAGCAGGGCGGCGCGCTCGCGCAGCAGCGCCGGGTCGGCGATCACCACCAGCTGGTGCGGCCAGTCCCGCTGGGCTATCTGCAGCACCAGATCCGGACCTATGCCGGCGGGCTCACCCGGAGTGATGGCAAGACGATGGCTGTTCATCTGCTCATCGCCCATTAATTAGGCTCGATCTGGATGTAGGCTTCGTCGCGCAGCTCATCCAGCCAGGCCTGGGACTCTTCGGTGAAGCGGCGGTTGAAGATGAGCTGATAGGCGCGCTGCTCCTGGGCCTTGCCGGTGGCATCCTGGCTGCGGCGATCTTCCAGCTGCACTATGTGCCAGCCGTGGCTGGTGCGGAAGGGTTCGCTGATCTGGCCCGGTTGCAGGCGGTTGACCATGTCGCGGAACTCCGGCACATAGACGTTGGGATCGGACCAGCCCAGCTCGCCACCCTGCACCGCAGAGCCCGGGTCTTCGGAGTACTTCTCCGCCATGCTGGCGAAGCTCGCCTTGCCGCTCTTGATGTCGTGCAAGATGCCGTCCAGAGTCCCCTTGGCCTTCTCCTCGCTCAGTATGATGGAGGGCTTGATCAGGATGTGGCGGGCCTTCACCTCGGTCTGCATCACCTGCTGCTGACCCTTGGTGTCGAAGATCTTGATGATGTGCAGACCGGCGCCCGAGCGCAGCGGTCCGACGATGTCACCCTTGCCGGCGCCCTGTACCGCCTCGGACATGAGGGTGGGCATCTCCTGCGGGCTCATCCAGCCCCAATCACCCCCTTCCAGGGCCTTGGGACCGTTACTCTCGGCGATGGCCAGCTTGCGGAAGTCTGCCCCTTCCTTCAGGGCGGCAAGGATGCGCTCTATCTTGGCCTTGGCAGCGTTGAGCTGCTCGGCGCTCGGGTTGTCAGGCAGGGCGACCTGGATGTGGCCGACGTGGTACTCGGTCTGTTGCTGACCCTGCTTGCTCAGGGCTTCGACCACCTGCTTCACCTCCTGCTCGGAGATGTTGATGCGGCGGCGTACCTGGCTGCGGCGTACCTCGTTCATCAGGATCTCGCGGCGGACCTCTTCCCGGTACTGGGCATAGGTCAGCCCTTCCCGTTCGAGCTGGGCACGGAGCTGCTCCAGGTTCATCTTGTTGTCGGCGGCGATGCTCTGGATGGCCTGCTCCAGCTGGGTATCGCTGATCTTGAGCCCCTGACGATCCGCCAGTTGCAGCTGCAGGCTCTCCTGGATCAGACGATCCAGCGCCTGCTTGCGCAGGGTGACGTCATCGGGCAGGGATTGGCCGCTCTCCTGGGCGGAGGCCTTCACCTTCTGCACCAGGGCTTCCTGCTGACTGGCCAGCACCACGTCTTTGTTGACCACGGCAAGCACCTTGTCCACCAGCTCGGGGGCGGCGAAGGCACCCTGGCTCATGACTCCAAACAGGCCTGCGGTCAGCAGGGAAATCAACGTCTTCTTCATATCCATCTCTCAAGGCGTTTGCCAGACCCGTTATTGGTCTCGCAGGTTAAACGGACGAATGTAAGGCAGTGCTTCGGTGTCCAGGGAGGTGCCCTTGGAGCCGGTACCCACGCTACCCAATCCTTTCATTTCAAATTGAATGCCGAGGCTGCGCTCGGACGTCGGGGCCAGGTTTACGTTGTCCGGCGTGTTGACCCACTCCAGGTTGAAGTTGATGCTCCAGCAGCAGGAGTCATATTTCAGCCCCACCTTGCGGTCAACTTTGACGTTCTGGTTGAGCTCCTGATAGTAGCCACCATAGAGGTGCCACTGGTCGTTGAGCGGCGTGGTCAACAGCAGGCCGATCTGGTTGAGGTCCGTCACCTGACCCTTGTGGTCCAGGTCGTAGTTGGCGTCCCGCACGAAGCGGTGGTTCACCTGGCTGATCAGCTTCTCGTGGCGGTACTCCAGAGCGCTGTTGGCCGAGCTTATCTGGCGCTGCTCCAGGTCATACTGCGCCCCGGCATGGGCATACCACTGTTCGTTGATCTTGGCATCCCCCTCGAACGAGAGCGGGGAGCGGGTATTGGTGCTCAGCGCGTCGCTGGAGTAGAGCTTGACCCTGGGCGCCACGAAGTCGAAGGCTTGGGCAACGGCCAGCCGAATTCGTTCATCGCCGGCCGGATCATAGATGCGGGTAGTGACACCGACCGAGAGTCGGTTGGAGTCGCTGATACGGTCCAGGCCGGCGAAACGGCGATCGCTGAACAGGCTGTAGTAGTCCTGGCGCATGGTGGTGGAGTCGTAGACGCCTATGTTGTCCTGATCCTTGTAGGGCACATAGAGGTACTGGAACTCCGGCTCCAGGGTCTGGCTGGCCCCTTCACCGAACCACTGCTGATCGCGCTCGAAGGTCATGCCGCCCTTGAGGCGGAACGAGGGCAGCACCCGGGTGATGATGCCTTCGTCCAGGGTGACGTCCCCCCCGCCCTGCGGAGTGAATCTGTTGGTGAAGGTGCTGCTCATGTCATCCGGCACCGTCTGATCGTAACGGGTGTACATCAGCTTGTACTGGCTGTCGAGGAAGTAACCGGCTTCGTCCACCAGGGGGATGGTCAGGGTCGGGGCCGTGTAGAAGCGGGTGCCGGTGTAGGCGGTGCCCTTGTTCTGTTCGACGGCCTGATCGTTGTTGTAGCCGAAGTTGGTCAGCTCGGTATTCCAGGCCAGATCGTACCAGTTGCCCTGCTGGTAATAGTTGTGGTTGATGCGCGGCATCAGCTCGTGGGGCTGCTGGGCACTGGCCAGCAGGATCTGGTAGGTACGCACCTCGGCGTTGAGGTTCCAGTTCTGCTGGAAGTAGCCGGCCTTCAGGGACTGCTGCAACTGGTTGTCGACCTGGGTCCCCACCTTGGGGGAGAAGTCGTTGAAGTAGTTGTAATCCTGATCCCGCACCTTGGTGTAGTCCACCGACACCTGCAGGGCGTTGTCCATGAACCTGGAGGTGTGGCGGGCGTTCAGCAGGTAGCGATGCCCATCGGACAGGTAGTCGTTGAGGCTGTCCGTCTCGTCGTACTGCTTGTCATTCGCCAGGTTCTCGAAGTAGAGGCTGCCGGTGTGGGCCGGATCCGGCATGTAGCGGAACTCAACCTGCTCCATCAGGCCCCGTCTGTCCATGAAGCGGGAGGTGATGGTGGCATCGTAGTTCGGCGCTATGTTCCAGTAGAACGGCTGGGTAATGTCCATGCCGTTCTTGGAGCTTTGGGTATAGCCGGGGTAGAGCAGGCCGGTCTTGCGCTCGTCCTTGATGGGGAAGTTGATATAGGGGAAATAGAAGACCGGGTAGTCATAGAGCCAGAGGCTGGCGTTCCAGGCTTCCCCGAACACCTCCGACTGGTCGATGTCGATGCTGCCGGCCTTCAGGGTCCAGGCCTCCTGACCCGGGGGGCAGGTGGTGTACTGGGCCCCCTCCAGGGTGATGTTCTGGTTGTTGTTGGTCATGGTGACTTTCTCGGCAAAGCCGCGCACCGGTGAGCCATGAACCTGATACTTGCCCCCTTCCAGCTCGGAGTTCTTGGTGTCCAGGTTGGATTTCAGGGTCTTGTCGCTGGTGACAGTAATCTGGCCATCGTTGTAATAGATGTTGCCGATGGCGATGACATCCCGGCTCTTTTGATCCAGCTGGGCATAGTCGGAGTCAAATTTGCGCACGCCCTGACGAACCTTGACGTCCCCCTCATAGACGGCTGTGCCGCCCTGCTTGGCTTCCAGTCGATCGGCATCCACCTCGACAGGTTGGGCATTGGCGTCCTGATCCGCGCTGGGCTTCTCGACCTTGGGGACATAGTCATAGCAGAGGCTGTCGAGGATCCCGGTGGCCGGTGGCGCGTTGAGGGGCACCGCCTGTACCGTGAGCGGACTCAGGGCAGGAACAAGGCTGATGGTCAGGGCGATGGGATAAGAACACCCCAGTGTCCATTTTGTCATGTGAAGGGCTCGCGCAATCCGTAGTAAAAACGGTTGATTCAGGGCATGCATTTTATGTCAGGATCCATCGAGTTGACATTGCATGTCATTGCTTTATGTTAGCCGGCAATGATAAAGCATTATTGCGGCCAGGGCTAACAGCCAAGTGCTGCTTTCCAATTTGGTTCCCGACTCATGCACGATCGCGCTTCCCTGCTTTTGCAATGGGCTCGCCGGATTACCGGTGATGCCAACCTCCAGTTGACCCTGATCTCCGGTGACGCCAGTTTCCGCCGCTACTTCCGTGGTGGTGACCTGGTGTGGGTGGATGCTAATCCGAAAACCGAAAAAAATCATGAATTCGTTCGCAATGCGGCCGCCCTGCACGCCGTGGGGCTGCTGGCTCCCGAGGTCAGGGCGGTGGACTACGAGCAGGGCCTGCTGGCGGTGACGGATCTCGGGGACACCCAGCTTATCGGCTGCCTGAACGAGGGCAACGTGCTGGCCTGGTATGGCAAGGCCATAGGGCTGCTGCCACGGCTGGGAGCGGTCGGGTTGGCGCTCGAGCCCTTCGACGAGGCCTTCATGGCGCGCGAGAATGCCATCTTCCCCGAGTGGCTGCTGGGTCATCACCTGAATCTGAGTCTCGACGAGACCGAACAGCAACTGCTGGACGAGATGTTCGCCTGCCTCACCGAGAACAACCTGGCCCAGCCCCAGGGGGTGATGCATCGGGACTTCCACAGCCGCAACCTGATGGTGTGTGGTGGTGACAGGCCCGAGACCAGTACCCTGGCCATCATCGACTTCCAGGACATGGTCATGGGTCCCTTGAGCTACGACCTGGTCTCCCTGCTGAAAGACTGCTACGTGCGTTGGCCCGATGAGGTGATCGAACAGGGCATGGGCCAGGGCTTCGATACTCTGAGTCGGGCGGGCCTGCTCGGCGGGCTCGATTATGCCAGCTTCCGTCGCCACGCCGACCTGACCGGCATGCAGCGCCACCTGAAGGCGGCCGGCATCTTCACCCGCCTTTACCATCGCGACGGCAAGTCCGGCTACCTCAAGGACATTCCCCGTACCCTGGGCTATGTGGTGGATGTCTGTCACCAGCATGGTGCCGAGCATCCGGTGCTGGCCCGCTTCGGCGACTGGTTGCAGCGGATCGTGATGCCAGACTTGGCCCGGGTAGCAGAGGCTCGGCGTGCCGGGGAGCCGACATGAAGGCGATGATCCTGGCCGCGGGCCGTGGCGAGCGAATGCGCCCGCTCACCGACCTGCTGCCCAAGCCGCTGCTGGCGGTGGGGGGCAAGCCCCTCATCGTCCACCACATCGAGAAGCTCAAGGCGGCCGGGGTGACCCAGCTTGTGATCAACCACGCCTGGCTCGGCCACAAGCTGGTGGAGGCGCTCGGCGATGGCCGCCAGTTCGGGGTCGAGATCCTGTGGTCGGCGGAGGATAACGCCCTCGAGACCGCGGGCGGCATAGTGCAGGCATTGCCACTGCTGGGCGCGGAGCCCTTTCTGGTGATCAATGGCGATACCTGGATTGACGGGGATTATGGCACTCTGGTGAATCAGCCGTTGGCGGATGACCTGGCCCATCTCTGGCTGGTGCCCAATCCGCCCCAGCATCCTCAGGGGGATTTCTCCCTGCAAGCTGGCCGGGTGCTGGATGCGCCGGCCCTGACCTTCAGCGGCGTCGGCCTCTATCACCCGGCGGCCTTTGCCTCCCTGCCTTGCGGTGCTCGCAAGCTGGCCCCCCTGCTGCGCGACTGGATGGCGCAAGGCCGGATCGGTGGCAGCCTGCTGGCCGGCGAGTGGCGGGACATAGGCACCGTCGATCGGCTGCGCGAGCTGGATGACCAGCTGCTTGCCGACACTCATTAACATCACGAGGTCTTGAACCATGCGTATTTGGGGTAAGGTGCTTGGCGCCTTCTTCGGTTTTCTGCTCGGCAACATCTTCGGCGCCCTGCTCGGCCTCTGGATCGGCCATCGCTTCGATCGGGGCATGGGGATGAGTTTCCGCCGTGCCCCCAGCCAGCAGCAGCAGGCGGTCTTCTTCCACGCCACCTTCGCCGTCATGGGCCACATCGCCAAGGCGAGCGGTCAGGTCACCGAGCACGAGATCAGGGTCGCCTCCAGCCTGATGGACAGGATGCATCTCTCCGGCGAGCAGCGGGTGCGAGCCCAGGAGTCGTTCCGCCAGGGCAAGGAGAGCGATTTCCCGCTGCGCGAAACCCTGGCGGAGTTCCGCCAGGCCAGCCTGGGGCAGCGCGACATCTTGCGTTTCTTCCTGGAGGTGCAGCTGCAGGCCGCCTTTGCCGATGGCAAGGTGGAGGCCAACGAGCGTGCCATCCTGCAGACCATAGCGGACGAGCTCGGCTTCAGCCGTATCGAGCTGGCGCGGATCCTGGCGATGGCGGAGGCGCAGATGAACTTCTTCCACCGTCAGCAGCAGGGAGGACAAGGGCAGCAATACCGGCAGGAGGCCCCTTCCCAGGATCGCCTCAAGGATGCCTACCAGCTGCTGGGGGTGAGCGAGAGCGACAGCGATCAGGAGATCAAGCGCGCCTATCGCAAGGAGATGAGCAAGCATCACCCGGACAAGCTGGCCGCCAAAGGGCTGCCGCCGGAGATGATGGAGATGGCCAAGGAGAAGACCCAGGAGATCCAGCAGGCCTGGGAGTGGATCCGCGAGGCCCGCGGCATCCGTTGAACCTGGCCCTTTGCCAGCCATAAAAAATGCCCGTCGATGACGGGCATTTTTGTATGCGAAAGACGGGGTTAGTGGCTGTCGACCCAGACGAACTTGAGCACGAACAGCAGGGCTACCACCAGCACGCAGGGGTTGATCTCGCGCCAGCGGCCGGTGCCTGCCTTCATCACGCAGTAGGAGATGAAGCCCACTGCTATCCCCTCGGTGATGGAGAAGCTGAACGGCATCATCACCGCTGTCATGAAGGCCGGAACCGCTTCGGTCAGGTCTTCCCACTTGACCCGGGTCAGCTCGGAGCACATCAGCACGCCCACGTAGATAAGGGCGCCCGCAGCGGCGTACGCCGGCACCATGGCGGCGACCGGGGAGAAGAAGATCGCCAGCAGGAACAGAACGCCGACCACTATGGCGGTCAGGCCGGTACGGCCGCCGACGGCCACCCCCGAGCTGCTCTCGATATACGCCGTGACCGAGGAGGTGCCCATGAAGGCGCCGCCCACCGAGCTCACGCTGTCCACCAGCAGCGCCTGCTTCATGCGCGGGAAGTGGCCCTTGTCATCCGCCAGCTTGGCGCGGTTGGTGACGCCGATCAGGGTGCCGGAAGAGTCGAACAGGTTGACCAGCATAAAGGAGAAGATGATCCCCGCGAGACTGATGTCCAGCGACCCCATCAGGTCCAGCTGACCGAAGACGGGGGTGATGCTCGGCGGCACAGAGACGAAGCCCTTGAAGGTCACGTCGCCGAACAGCCAGCCCAGGGTGGTGGTGACCACTATGGCGATCAGCACGGCGGAGTGCACGCCGCGGGCGGAGAAGATGCAGATCAGGAAGAAGCCGAGCAGCCCCAGCAGGCAGGGCAGGGAGGTGAGGTCGCCCACTGTTACCATGGTGGCGGGGCTCGCTACCACTATGCCGGCGTTGTGCAGGCCGAGCAGGGCGATGAGCAGACCTATGCCGGCTGTGATGCCGACCCGCAGGGTGAGCGGGATGTTGGCAATCAGCCAGTAGCGCACCCGCAGCAGGGTGAGGATCAGCAATCCTAAGGCACCCCAGAAGATGGTGCCCATGCCGACCTGCCAGGAGTAGCCCATGCCAGCCACCACCACGAAGGCGAAGAAGGCATTCAGCCCCATGGCGGGGGCCAGGGCGATGGGCAGGTTCGCCAGCAGCCCCATCAGTATGCTGCCGATGCCGGCGATGAGGCAGGTGGTGACGAACACGGCCTGGGTGTCCATGCCCGCCGCAGAGAGGATCTGCGGGTTGACGAACACTATGTAGACCATGGTCAGGAAGGTGGTGATGCCGGCGATGACCTCGGTGCGGGCCGTGGTGCCATGGCCTTTCAGGGCAAACAGGCGCTCGAGCAATCCTTGCCCGGCGGCCTGGCTGGCAGCTTGGTGTTGTTGATTCATGTTGGATTCCAATGGGTGACGTGAAATAAGCAGCAGGCGAACGGCCAATCCCATCCATGCGGGGTAAATGGCCCTGTTTCTGGCGACTGAGTGACCAGACTCGTCCTGATACCGTGACAGCGCGCACATTTTTACACAGGCCGCGACGTTTACAAACCCCGGATCTGCGAGGGGGATCAATGAATAGAGTAAAAATTCAAACGTTTGCCCATCGAGAGGTAAAAACAAGGTTCGATAGAGGCTTGTGCCGCGATGGCGACCCTCAGAGGCTCTTGAGGTAGCGCTCCACCAGCTGGGCCAGCACGGCGTCGCTGTGCTCCTGCAAGGTGGCGAGCGTCAGCCCCATGCGCTGCAGCAGCAGGCTGGCCTGCGCCTCGCTCAGGGTGCGCCCGTCGATGAAGTAGGCCTGTTCGGGCAACTGCTTGTCATGACGGGGGAGCAGCACCCAGCTCACCCGATCGGGTTCGATGGCGGCAAAGATACGGCCGGCCGCAGCGCAGAAGGTATCGATGTGGCGCTTGCCATCCGGGCCCAGGCAGCCGGGTTCGATCCGGATCTGGATGGTGAGTCTCTTCGGGGGGGCGCTGGTCTGGGTCATCGGTGAGTGCCGGTAGGGGGAAGCGGGAAGATTGTAAGCGAAAAGGCAAGAGAAAGGGGAGCACGGGCTCCCCTTGAGACGTTGCAATCACCCCGATGGGGCGATGCGCTTGTCTATCTGGAGCGGTGCGGTTGGTCCGCCTCACTCCATCGCCAGACGCAATTATTTGGTAATGCGTTTGTACTTGGCGCGGTGTGGCTGAACCGCATCGGCGCCGTAGGTCTTCTTCTTCCACTCTTCGTATTCGGTGAAGTTGCCCTCGAAGAAGGCAATCTTGCCCTCGTCCTGGTAGTCCAGGATGTGGGTGGCGATACGGTCGAGGAACCAGCGATCGTGGGAGATGACCATGGCACAGCCCGGGAACTCCAGCAGGGCGTTCTCGAGGGCGCGCAGGGTTTCGATGTCCAGATCGTTGGTCGGTTCATCCAGCAGCAGCACGTTGCCGCCGGTCTGCAGCAGCTTGGCCAGGTGAAGACGGCCGCGCTCACCACCGGAGAGCTCGCCGACCCGCTTCTGCTGATCGGCGCCCTTGAAGTTGAAGCGACCTATGTAGGCACGGCTCGGGAACTCGTAGTTGCCGATGCGCAGTATGTCCTGACCGTCGGCGACCTCTTCGAACACCGTCTTCTTGTCGTTCATGCTGTCGCGGAACTGATCCACAGACGCCAGCACCACTGTGTCGCCCAGGGTGATGGTGCCGGAGTCCGGCTGCTCCTGGCCCGACATCATGCGGAACAGGGTGGATTTACCAGCGCCGTTCGGACCTATGATGCCGACGATGGCCCCCTTCGGAATGGCGAAGGAGAGATCGTCGATCAGCTGCCTGTCACCATAGGACTTGCAGAGGTTCGCCACCTCGACCACCTTGTCGCCGAGACGGGGTCCGGGCGGAATGAACAGCTCGTTGGTCTCGTTGCGTTTCTGGTAGTCGTTGGTGTTGAGCTCCTCGAAGCGAGCCATACGAGCCTTTGACTTGGCCTGACGGCCTTTCGGGTTCTGACGCACCCACTCCAGCTCCTTCTCGATGGACTTGCGACGGGCAGCTTCCGAGCTGGCTTCCTGAGCCAGACGGGCGTCCTTCTGCTCCAGCCAAGAGGAGTAGTTGCCTTCCCAGGGGATACCCTCGCCGCGGTCCAGCTCCAGGATCCAGCCCGCCACGTTGTCGAGGAAGTAACGGTCGTGGGTGATGGCGACGACTGTGCCCTCGTAGTCGTGCAGGAAGCGCTCCAGCCAGGCCACGGATTCCGCATCCAGGTGGTTGGTCGGTTCGTCCAGCAGCAGCATGTCCGGCTTTTCCAGCAGCAGGCGGCACAGGGCTACCCGGCGGCGCTCACCACCTGAGAGGTGTTTGATCTGGGCATCCCAGGCCGGCAGGCGCAGGGCGTCAGCCGCGCGCTCCAGCTGGTTCTCCATGTTGTGACCACCCTGGGCGGCTATGATGGCTTCCAGCTCACCCTGTTCGCGGGCCAGCTTGTCAAAATCCGCATCCGGGTCGGCATAGGCCGCATAGACCTCATCCAGGCGAGCCATGGCGCGTTTCACCTCGCCGACCGCCTCTTCCACCGCCTCGCGGACTGTCTGCTCCGGATCCAGCTTGGGCTCCTGGGGCAGGTAGCCGATCTTGATGCCGGGTTGCGGACGGGCTTCCCCTTCGATCTCGGTGTCGATCCCCGCCATGATGCGCAGCAGGGTGGATTTACCGGCACCGTTCAGACCCAGCACGCCTATCTTGGCGCCCGGGAAGAAGGAGAGGGAGATGTTCTTGAGGATATGACGCTTGGGCGGCACT from Aeromonas rivipollensis carries:
- the ettA gene encoding energy-dependent translational throttle protein EttA, which codes for MAQFIYTMNRVGKVVPPKRHILKNISLSFFPGAKIGVLGLNGAGKSTLLRIMAGIDTEIEGEARPQPGIKIGYLPQEPKLDPEQTVREAVEEAVGEVKRAMARLDEVYAAYADPDADFDKLAREQGELEAIIAAQGGHNMENQLERAADALRLPAWDAQIKHLSGGERRRVALCRLLLEKPDMLLLDEPTNHLDAESVAWLERFLHDYEGTVVAITHDRYFLDNVAGWILELDRGEGIPWEGNYSSWLEQKDARLAQEASSEAARRKSIEKELEWVRQNPKGRQAKSKARMARFEELNTNDYQKRNETNELFIPPGPRLGDKVVEVANLCKSYGDRQLIDDLSFAIPKGAIVGIIGPNGAGKSTLFRMMSGQEQPDSGTITLGDTVVLASVDQFRDSMNDKKTVFEEVADGQDILRIGNYEFPSRAYIGRFNFKGADQQKRVGELSGGERGRLHLAKLLQTGGNVLLLDEPTNDLDIETLRALENALLEFPGCAMVISHDRWFLDRIATHILDYQDEGKIAFFEGNFTEYEEWKKKTYGADAVQPHRAKYKRITK